From a region of the Agromyces ramosus genome:
- a CDS encoding ABC transporter substrate-binding protein, translated as MRKNILAAGAVLVVAGLAFTGCSADTGGGDTGTKVLTVGMPNGPQQENQNPLATGSASLSLGYAFAVYESLMQVNEIDPTEAPTPWLAESVEWNADSTQAVITAREGVKWSDGEDFTADDIAFSIQLRKDNPELNIDFPDQYGDITVDGNQVTVNFTTGQYVNQVKLYKLLIVPEHIWADEDAVTFANTEMIGTGPFTLKTFTPQAVTLEPNEDYWGEEPKVAELRYDAFNDNAGLTTALTSGEAQWGWTFIPDYEQTFIAQDPEHYAQVAGGGFGVDVLYLNNETKPFDNVAFRQALNMVVDRGDISQTAGYGVWPEITSVTGLPQPSGDAFISEAYQGEELSVDVDGAKQVLADAGYTYDGDKLIDPDGEPVTFTLTNPSGWTDYLDALGIIAEGAASLGAEATVEPIVQDTWFNDTIPFGNFQASLHWTDGGSTPWNMYSNIMDGASYVPLGETANWNFGRYRNDEVTQALATYKAAASDEERQAALDVVQERFVEDVPGIVIWSRPAVAQYSTANYTGFPTAEDPYANPQPTGPQAALILSKLTPTE; from the coding sequence ATGCGAAAGAACATCCTCGCCGCGGGGGCCGTACTGGTCGTCGCCGGCCTGGCTTTCACGGGCTGCAGCGCCGACACGGGCGGCGGTGACACGGGCACCAAGGTGCTCACCGTCGGCATGCCGAACGGTCCCCAGCAGGAGAACCAGAATCCGCTCGCCACCGGTTCGGCGTCGCTCTCGCTGGGCTACGCGTTCGCCGTGTACGAGTCGCTCATGCAGGTCAACGAGATCGACCCGACCGAGGCGCCCACCCCGTGGCTCGCCGAATCCGTCGAGTGGAACGCGGACTCCACGCAGGCCGTGATCACGGCCCGCGAGGGCGTGAAGTGGTCGGACGGCGAGGACTTCACCGCCGACGACATCGCGTTCTCGATCCAGCTCCGCAAGGACAACCCGGAGTTGAACATCGACTTCCCCGACCAGTACGGCGACATCACCGTCGACGGCAACCAGGTCACCGTGAACTTCACCACCGGCCAGTACGTCAACCAGGTGAAGCTCTACAAGCTCCTCATCGTGCCGGAGCACATCTGGGCCGACGAGGACGCGGTGACGTTCGCGAACACCGAGATGATCGGCACCGGCCCGTTCACCCTCAAGACGTTCACCCCGCAGGCGGTGACGCTCGAGCCGAACGAGGACTATTGGGGTGAGGAGCCCAAGGTCGCCGAGCTGCGTTACGACGCATTCAACGACAACGCCGGCCTGACGACCGCGCTCACGTCCGGTGAGGCGCAGTGGGGCTGGACGTTCATCCCCGACTACGAGCAGACCTTCATCGCTCAAGACCCCGAGCACTACGCGCAGGTCGCCGGCGGCGGCTTCGGCGTCGACGTGCTCTACCTCAACAACGAGACGAAGCCGTTCGACAACGTGGCATTCCGCCAGGCACTGAACATGGTCGTCGACCGCGGCGACATCTCGCAGACCGCCGGCTACGGCGTGTGGCCCGAGATCACGAGCGTCACCGGACTGCCACAGCCCTCAGGCGACGCCTTCATCTCCGAGGCGTACCAGGGCGAAGAGCTCTCGGTCGACGTCGATGGCGCCAAGCAGGTGCTCGCCGACGCCGGGTACACCTACGACGGCGACAAGCTCATCGACCCCGACGGCGAGCCGGTGACCTTCACGCTCACGAACCCGAGCGGCTGGACCGACTACCTCGACGCACTCGGCATCATCGCCGAGGGCGCCGCGTCACTCGGCGCCGAGGCGACGGTCGAGCCGATCGTGCAGGACACCTGGTTCAACGACACCATCCCGTTCGGGAACTTCCAGGCCTCGCTGCACTGGACCGACGGCGGCTCGACGCCATGGAACATGTACTCGAACATCATGGACGGCGCCTCGTACGTGCCGCTCGGCGAGACGGCGAACTGGAACTTCGGCCGCTACCGGAACGACGAGGTCACCCAGGCGCTCGCGACCTACAAGGCGGCCGCGAGCGACGAGGAGCGCCAGGCGGCACTCGACGTGGTGCAGGAGCGCTTCGTCGAGGACGTCCCGGGCATCGTGATCTGGTCGCGGCCCGCCGTCGCCCAGTACTCGACGGCCAACTACACGGGATTCCCGACCGCCGAAGACCCCTACGCGAACCCGCAGCCCACGGGCCCGCAGGCGGCGCTCATCCTGTCGAAGCTCACCCCCACGGAGTGA
- a CDS encoding ABC transporter ATP-binding protein, which produces MTLTNPGSPQQLTAVSDPVLEIRNLSVDYGYDDDPVHVLRQVSLTLGRGEVLGLAGESGCGKSTLAYAATRLLPPPGLITGGEVLFTDRSGVQTDLLRLNDAQLRASRWQDLAIVFQGAMNSLNPVFRVGRQIADGIRAHRPNVTQKEALERSAELLELVGIAPDRLRSYPHQLSGGMRQRVMIAMALALDPQVLIMDEPTTALDVVMQRQIVEQIADLRQRLGFSVIFITHDVSLLIEIADRIAIMYAGEIVEDAAALDVYHRPRHPYSSALLHSFPPLRGPRRELIGIPGSPPDLSKLGGGCPFRDRCAFAFDACSTVGPELVHPAVPGDDPRRSVACLRHDPAAVVAAGEVPAPVPAELSLR; this is translated from the coding sequence ATGACGCTCACGAACCCCGGCAGCCCGCAACAGCTCACCGCGGTGAGCGACCCGGTGCTCGAGATCAGGAACCTCTCGGTCGACTACGGCTACGACGACGACCCCGTGCACGTGTTGCGGCAGGTGTCACTGACCCTCGGCCGCGGTGAGGTGCTCGGCCTCGCGGGCGAGTCGGGCTGCGGCAAGTCCACGCTCGCGTATGCCGCGACCCGCCTGCTGCCGCCGCCCGGCCTGATCACCGGCGGCGAGGTGCTCTTCACCGATCGCTCGGGCGTGCAGACCGACCTCCTGCGCCTGAACGACGCGCAGCTGCGCGCCTCACGGTGGCAGGACCTGGCGATCGTGTTCCAGGGTGCGATGAACTCGCTGAACCCCGTCTTTCGCGTCGGACGGCAGATCGCCGACGGCATCCGCGCGCATCGGCCGAACGTGACCCAGAAGGAGGCGCTCGAGCGTTCGGCGGAGCTGCTCGAGCTCGTCGGCATCGCACCCGACCGCCTGCGCTCGTACCCGCACCAGCTGTCGGGCGGCATGCGTCAGCGTGTGATGATCGCGATGGCGCTCGCGCTCGACCCGCAGGTGCTCATCATGGACGAGCCGACCACGGCGCTCGACGTCGTCATGCAGCGCCAGATCGTCGAGCAGATCGCCGACCTGCGCCAGCGGCTCGGCTTCTCGGTGATCTTCATCACGCACGACGTGTCGCTGCTCATCGAGATCGCCGACCGCATCGCGATCATGTACGCGGGCGAGATCGTCGAGGATGCCGCCGCGCTCGACGTCTACCACCGCCCGCGCCATCCGTACTCCTCGGCGCTGCTGCACTCGTTCCCGCCGCTTCGCGGGCCGCGACGCGAACTCATCGGCATCCCGGGCTCCCCACCCGACCTGTCGAAGCTCGGCGGCGGATGCCCCTTCCGCGACCGGTGCGCGTTCGCCTTCGACGCCTGCTCGACCGTTGGTCCCGAGCTCGTGCATCCCGCGGTGCCGGGCGACGACCCGCGCCGCTCGGTCGCGTGCCTGCGGCACGACCCGGCCGCCGTCGTCGCGGCGGGCGAGGTGCCCGCGCCAGTGCCCGCCGAGCTCTCGCTGCGCTGA
- a CDS encoding ABC transporter permease, with translation MKFFLRRLAFYAITFWAAVTINFFIPRIMPGDPVRALIAKNQGRISTDAEAALRVLFGLDAETSLWQQYLDYWALLLRGELGISFTYFPTPVLEVIQQALPWTVGLVGIATIISFTIGTLIGTAVGWRRGTWADSLLPISTFFSSVPYFWLALVAISIFSVTLGWFPASGSYDRSLVPAWSWEFVGSVIYYGTLPAITIVISSIAGWILGMRNMMVTVSSEDYVTVAQAKGLSERTVMLGYAARNSVLPQVSSFALSLGFIVGGTLVMEIVFSYQGIGYFLFTAVAAKDYPLMQGIFLVITLAVLLANIAADIVYGVLDPRTRQEG, from the coding sequence ATGAAGTTCTTCCTGCGTCGGCTGGCCTTCTACGCGATCACGTTCTGGGCCGCCGTCACCATCAACTTCTTCATTCCGCGCATCATGCCCGGCGACCCGGTCAGGGCGCTCATCGCGAAGAACCAGGGGCGCATCTCGACCGACGCCGAGGCAGCGCTGCGCGTGCTGTTCGGACTCGACGCGGAGACCTCGCTCTGGCAGCAGTACCTCGACTACTGGGCCCTGCTGCTGCGTGGGGAGCTCGGCATCTCGTTCACGTACTTCCCGACGCCGGTGCTCGAGGTGATCCAGCAGGCGCTGCCGTGGACCGTCGGACTCGTCGGCATCGCGACGATCATCAGCTTCACGATCGGCACCCTGATCGGCACGGCCGTCGGCTGGCGCCGCGGCACGTGGGCCGACTCGCTGCTCCCGATCTCGACGTTCTTCTCATCGGTGCCCTACTTCTGGCTCGCGCTCGTCGCCATCTCGATCTTCTCGGTGACGCTGGGCTGGTTCCCGGCGAGCGGCAGCTACGACCGCTCGCTCGTGCCGGCGTGGTCGTGGGAGTTCGTGGGCTCGGTCATCTACTACGGCACGCTGCCAGCCATCACGATCGTGATCTCGTCGATCGCCGGCTGGATCCTCGGCATGCGCAACATGATGGTGACCGTGTCGTCGGAGGACTACGTCACGGTCGCCCAGGCCAAGGGGCTCAGCGAGCGAACCGTCATGCTCGGGTACGCGGCCCGCAACTCCGTGCTGCCGCAGGTCTCGAGCTTCGCGCTGTCGCTCGGCTTCATCGTGGGCGGCACCCTCGTCATGGAGATCGTCTTCTCGTACCAGGGCATCGGGTACTTCCTCTTCACGGCGGTCGCCGCGAAGGACTACCCGCTCATGCAGGGCATCTTCCTCGTCATCACGCTCGCGGTGCTCCTCGCGAACATCGCGGCGGACATCGTCTACGGGGTGCTCGATCCGCGCACCCGACAGGAGGGCTGA
- a CDS encoding ABC transporter ATP-binding protein has protein sequence MSNEAPVLQAVELRKHFKLRGVGSRDVVHAVDDVTFELRRGHVLALVGESGSGKSTIARLLAQLMPATGGSLLLHGEDATARGRRAFRRYVGRVQMIFQDPFGSLNPVHTVRYVLTRSIRIHRGRLRGTELDDALVELLERVQLHPAERYIDKFPHELSGGQRQRVAIARALAADPEVLLADEPISMLDVSIRLGILNLLRDLRDRLQIAILYITHDIASARYFADRTMVMYAGRIVESGDSESVTQDPKHPYTQLLVRSAPDPDDLEARARGARGEAPSLVNPPSGCRFNPRCPFATELCRIEVPPLLSVGEGREAACWSYSDRADRPVLEVRA, from the coding sequence ATGAGTAACGAAGCTCCCGTGCTGCAGGCCGTCGAACTGCGCAAGCACTTCAAGCTGCGCGGCGTCGGTTCCCGCGATGTCGTGCACGCCGTCGACGACGTGACCTTCGAGTTGCGCCGCGGTCACGTGCTCGCCCTCGTGGGCGAGTCGGGCTCGGGCAAGTCGACGATCGCGCGGCTCCTCGCCCAGCTCATGCCGGCCACCGGCGGCAGCCTCCTGCTGCACGGCGAAGACGCCACCGCACGCGGACGACGCGCCTTCCGCCGCTATGTCGGCCGCGTGCAGATGATCTTCCAGGACCCGTTCGGGTCGCTGAACCCGGTGCACACCGTGCGCTACGTGCTCACCCGGAGCATCCGGATCCATCGCGGCCGCCTGCGCGGCACCGAGCTCGACGACGCACTCGTCGAACTCCTCGAGCGCGTGCAGCTGCATCCCGCCGAGCGCTACATCGACAAGTTTCCCCACGAGCTCTCGGGCGGCCAGCGCCAGCGCGTCGCCATCGCCCGCGCACTCGCGGCCGACCCCGAGGTGCTCCTCGCCGACGAGCCGATCTCGATGCTCGACGTCTCGATCCGCCTCGGCATCCTGAACCTCCTCCGCGACCTGCGCGACCGGCTGCAGATCGCGATCCTCTACATCACGCACGACATCGCGTCGGCGCGCTACTTCGCCGACCGCACGATGGTCATGTACGCCGGACGCATCGTGGAGAGCGGCGATTCCGAGTCGGTCACGCAGGATCCGAAGCATCCGTACACCCAGCTGCTCGTGCGGTCGGCACCCGACCCCGACGACCTCGAAGCCCGTGCCCGCGGTGCGCGCGGCGAGGCCCCGAGCCTCGTGAATCCACCGAGCGGATGCCGGTTCAACCCGCGCTGCCCGTTCGCCACCGAGCTGTGCCGCATCGAGGTGCCGCCGCTCCTGTCCGTCGGCGAGGGCCGCGAGGCCGCGTGCTGGAGCTACTCCGATCGCGCCGACCGCCCCGTGCTGGAGGTGCGCGCATGA
- a CDS encoding CGNR zinc finger domain-containing protein, with the protein MGVQTDLAFQKEDDVIPPALRLVRDFVNTVEYQVDDERLNEPSDLSEWLVERQLLRSAVTVTVEDLDFAKTLREGLRGVLELHAGHDADASAIRRLNEALEELPVRVSFGETETFGLVPASADPIREALGGMLDAVRQSSEDGTWARLKACARDSCRWAYYDHSRNRSSRWCTMAGCGNAVKMKKAYAARKARPHATT; encoded by the coding sequence ATGGGTGTGCAAACGGATCTGGCATTCCAGAAGGAAGACGACGTCATCCCGCCGGCTCTCCGGCTCGTGCGGGACTTCGTCAACACCGTCGAGTACCAAGTCGACGACGAGCGCTTGAATGAACCGAGCGATCTCAGCGAGTGGCTCGTCGAGCGGCAGCTCCTGAGATCAGCGGTCACCGTGACAGTTGAAGATCTCGACTTCGCGAAAACCCTGCGGGAGGGACTTCGCGGTGTGCTCGAACTGCACGCGGGCCACGATGCAGATGCATCGGCGATCCGACGACTCAATGAAGCGCTCGAAGAGCTGCCGGTACGCGTGTCATTCGGCGAGACCGAGACGTTCGGCCTCGTCCCTGCGAGCGCGGACCCGATTCGCGAAGCGCTCGGCGGCATGCTCGATGCGGTGCGCCAGTCGAGCGAGGACGGCACCTGGGCTCGACTGAAGGCCTGCGCTCGTGACTCGTGCCGCTGGGCGTACTACGACCACTCTCGCAACCGGTCGAGCAGATGGTGCACGATGGCGGGTTGCGGCAACGCCGTGAAGATGAAGAAGGCCTACGCCGCCCGAAAGGCACGCCCGCACGCGACCACCTGA
- a CDS encoding ExeM/NucH family extracellular endonuclease: MIRSVRRVTVTIAAASLLAVGLAAAPASAAEPADDLIISEVIEGTSNNKAIEIANATGAAVDLTAGGYAVKIYFNGATTAGLTIPLTGTVAAGEVHVLAQSAAGPAILAVADQTNGAGWFNGDDALVLMRGAVIVDSFGQVGVDPGTEWGTGLTSTADNTLRRAATVCAGDTVTNDAFDPAAEWVGFATDTFDGLGAHTATCGDVDPADPVINEFSANTVGTADVEYVELLAEPGADLSAYRVLEVEGDAGTSLGFVDEVIAFGAPDADGRALASLANGALENGTISLLLVRDFAGALGNDLDADDDGVLDASAGLTVVDSIAVTDGGTGDRAYGTPTLGVAYDGLSSFPGGASRIADGTDTDTSADWVRNDFDLAGIPGNTGTLSEGEALNTPGAANAVGDDPEPPGGANCEAPFVTIGSVQGSGAVSPAAGQSVEIEGVVVGDFQTGGFNGYYVQDAGDSDATTSDGIFVYAPGGVDVAVGHVVHVVGTVSEFFGMTEVTASDIAVCATGSALPEAAALTLPAAPEAYEPLEGMRVTLPQALTIGETFEYARFGEVTLGTERLNQPTAVFDAGSAEAVALAAANARNAITLDDGRSGENPDPAIHPNGEVFSLTNTFRSGDLVTNATGVLDWRFDLWRVQPTEGADFQVANPRPAVPEVGGTTTVASFNVLNYFTTLGDRGADTAAEFDRQEAKIVSAISQLDADIVGLIEIENNADIAVNALVDALNATMGAGTYDAIETGKLGTDAITTAFIYKPSEVALVGEFATLDLSVDARFLDIQRPALAQTFTDLETGGEVTVAVNHLKSKGSGCEAVGDPEDPNGQGNCNGVRTMAAQAMVDWLATGPTGAEPGRELIIGDLNSYDQEDPIQVLTGAGYTDLLLRDQGEFAYSYVFDGQLGYLDHALAGSELADEVTEAAVWHINADEPSLIDYDMTFKKAAQDALYAPDAFRSSDHDPVLVGLDLTPPDTTAPELDVTASPSVIFPPNNKWRTVTLDIEATDDSGGPVTVELIDAQAHGYKAELSVVSNTELAVRARVGAVYTLVYRATDEAGNSTTDTVTIRVAP, encoded by the coding sequence ATGATCCGCTCTGTTCGTCGTGTCACCGTCACCATCGCGGCGGCTTCGCTGCTCGCCGTCGGCCTGGCCGCGGCGCCGGCGTCCGCGGCCGAGCCGGCGGACGACCTGATCATCAGCGAGGTGATCGAGGGCACCTCCAACAACAAGGCCATCGAGATCGCCAATGCCACGGGGGCCGCCGTCGACCTCACCGCCGGCGGGTACGCGGTGAAGATCTACTTCAACGGCGCCACGACCGCGGGCCTGACGATTCCGCTCACCGGAACGGTCGCGGCGGGCGAGGTGCACGTGCTGGCGCAGTCGGCGGCGGGCCCGGCGATCCTCGCGGTCGCCGACCAGACCAACGGCGCCGGATGGTTCAACGGCGACGACGCCCTGGTGCTCATGCGCGGCGCGGTGATCGTCGACTCGTTCGGGCAGGTCGGCGTCGACCCCGGCACCGAGTGGGGCACCGGGCTCACCTCGACCGCCGACAACACCCTGCGGCGCGCAGCCACGGTGTGCGCCGGTGACACCGTCACGAACGACGCCTTCGACCCCGCCGCCGAGTGGGTCGGGTTCGCGACCGACACGTTCGACGGACTCGGCGCGCACACGGCGACGTGCGGCGACGTCGATCCGGCCGATCCCGTGATCAACGAGTTCTCGGCGAACACGGTCGGCACCGCCGACGTGGAGTACGTCGAGCTCCTCGCCGAGCCCGGCGCCGACCTCAGCGCCTACCGCGTGCTCGAGGTCGAGGGCGACGCGGGCACGAGCCTCGGCTTCGTCGACGAGGTGATCGCCTTCGGCGCTCCCGACGCCGACGGGCGTGCGCTCGCCTCACTCGCCAACGGCGCGCTCGAGAATGGCACGATCTCGCTCCTGCTCGTGCGCGACTTCGCGGGCGCACTCGGCAACGACCTCGACGCCGACGACGACGGCGTGCTCGACGCCTCCGCCGGCCTGACCGTCGTCGACTCGATCGCCGTCACCGACGGCGGCACGGGCGACCGCGCATACGGCACGCCGACTCTGGGCGTCGCCTACGACGGCCTCTCCTCCTTCCCGGGCGGCGCGTCACGCATCGCCGACGGCACCGACACCGACACCTCCGCCGACTGGGTGCGCAACGACTTCGACCTCGCGGGTATCCCCGGCAACACCGGCACCCTCAGCGAGGGTGAGGCGCTGAACACCCCAGGTGCGGCGAACGCCGTCGGTGACGACCCTGAGCCGCCCGGCGGCGCGAACTGCGAGGCGCCGTTCGTGACGATCGGCTCCGTGCAGGGCTCAGGCGCGGTCTCACCCGCCGCCGGCCAGTCGGTCGAGATCGAGGGCGTCGTCGTCGGCGACTTCCAGACCGGCGGCTTCAACGGGTACTACGTGCAGGACGCGGGCGATTCGGATGCCACGACCTCCGACGGCATCTTCGTCTACGCGCCCGGCGGGGTCGACGTCGCCGTGGGTCACGTCGTGCACGTCGTCGGCACGGTGAGCGAGTTCTTCGGCATGACCGAGGTCACGGCATCCGACATCGCCGTCTGCGCGACCGGCTCGGCACTGCCCGAGGCCGCCGCGCTGACGCTCCCCGCCGCGCCAGAAGCGTACGAGCCCCTCGAGGGCATGCGCGTGACCCTCCCGCAGGCGCTGACCATCGGCGAGACCTTCGAGTACGCCCGCTTCGGTGAGGTGACGCTCGGAACCGAGCGCCTGAACCAGCCGACCGCCGTCTTCGACGCCGGATCAGCCGAGGCGGTCGCGCTCGCCGCGGCGAACGCCCGCAACGCGATCACGCTCGACGACGGTCGCAGCGGCGAGAACCCCGACCCGGCGATCCACCCGAACGGCGAGGTCTTCTCCCTGACGAACACGTTCCGCAGCGGCGACCTGGTGACGAACGCCACCGGCGTGCTCGACTGGCGCTTCGACCTGTGGCGCGTGCAGCCCACCGAGGGCGCCGACTTCCAGGTCGCGAACCCGCGCCCCGCGGTGCCCGAGGTCGGCGGCACGACCACGGTCGCGAGCTTCAACGTGCTGAACTACTTCACGACCCTCGGCGACCGCGGTGCCGACACCGCCGCCGAGTTCGACCGCCAAGAGGCCAAGATCGTCAGCGCGATCTCGCAGCTCGACGCCGACATCGTCGGACTCATCGAAATCGAGAACAACGCCGACATCGCCGTGAACGCGCTCGTCGACGCGCTGAACGCGACGATGGGCGCCGGCACGTACGACGCGATCGAGACCGGCAAGCTCGGCACCGACGCGATCACGACGGCCTTCATCTACAAGCCGTCGGAGGTCGCGCTCGTCGGCGAGTTCGCAACCCTCGACTTGTCGGTCGATGCGCGATTCCTCGACATCCAGCGGCCGGCGCTCGCGCAGACCTTCACCGACCTCGAGACGGGCGGAGAGGTCACCGTGGCGGTCAACCACCTGAAGTCGAAGGGCTCCGGCTGTGAGGCGGTCGGCGACCCTGAAGACCCGAACGGGCAGGGCAACTGCAACGGGGTGCGCACCATGGCGGCCCAGGCGATGGTCGACTGGCTCGCCACCGGCCCGACCGGAGCCGAGCCGGGTCGGGAGCTCATCATCGGCGACCTGAACTCGTACGACCAGGAGGACCCGATCCAGGTGCTCACGGGCGCCGGCTACACCGACCTGCTGCTCCGCGACCAGGGCGAGTTCGCCTACTCGTACGTGTTCGACGGACAGCTCGGCTACCTCGACCACGCCCTCGCGGGCAGCGAGCTCGCCGACGAAGTCACCGAGGCCGCGGTGTGGCACATCAACGCCGACGAGCCGAGCCTCATCGATTACGACATGACGTTCAAGAAGGCCGCGCAAGACGCCCTCTACGCGCCAGACGCGTTCCGCTCGAGCGATCACGACCCCGTGCTCGTCGGACTCGACCTCACGCCGCCCGACACCACGGCACCCGAGCTCGACGTCACGGCCTCACCCAGCGTGATCTTCCCGCCGAACAACAAGTGGCGCACGGTGACCCTCGACATCGAGGCGACGGATGACTCGGGCGGCCCGGTGACCGTCGAGCTCATCGATGCGCAGGCCCACGGCTACAAGGCCGAGCTCTCCGTGGTGTCGAACACCGAGCTCGCGGTGCGCGCCCGGGTCGGAGCCGTGTACACGCTCGTCTACCGGGCCACCGACGAGGCCGGGAACTCCACGACCGACACGGTGACCATCCGCGTCGCCCCGTGA
- a CDS encoding ABC transporter permease, translating into MTIDTSIVEETNELARPSQAPATGALSVASRRSKRGGPRKFLFLRNAKALTGLAILAFFLLIAIIGPWIAPYDPSARSDDVLQPPSWEHWFGTTHLGQDVFSQILVGTRGVIVVGFVAGIVATTIGVIVGVTAGYVGGLGDESLSVLANVFLVIPQLPLIIIIAGQLPTVGGVTVALVIAITGWAWGARVLRAQTLSLRRRDFVEAARANGERTWRIITAEILPNLTAIIAAGFVGTVGFAVLSLITLSFIGIGNTGEWNWGTVLYQAQSQLALQRGAWWWFVPAGLCIALLGMSLTLINFGIDEFVNPRLRSTGLNAKTLRKRGIRPRIGFTPVVREAKEDRA; encoded by the coding sequence ATGACGATCGACACGAGCATCGTCGAGGAGACGAACGAACTGGCGCGGCCGTCGCAGGCGCCGGCCACGGGCGCGTTGTCGGTCGCGTCGCGTCGCTCGAAGCGAGGCGGGCCGCGCAAGTTCCTGTTCCTGCGCAACGCGAAGGCGCTCACCGGCCTCGCGATCCTCGCCTTCTTCCTGCTCATCGCGATCATCGGGCCATGGATCGCGCCCTACGACCCGAGCGCCCGTAGCGACGACGTGCTGCAGCCGCCGTCGTGGGAGCACTGGTTCGGCACGACGCACCTTGGTCAGGACGTGTTCTCGCAGATCCTCGTGGGTACGCGCGGCGTCATCGTCGTCGGCTTCGTCGCGGGCATCGTCGCGACGACCATCGGCGTGATCGTCGGCGTCACGGCCGGTTACGTCGGCGGTCTCGGCGACGAGAGCCTCTCCGTGCTCGCGAACGTGTTCCTCGTCATCCCGCAGCTGCCGCTCATCATCATCATCGCCGGGCAGCTGCCCACGGTGGGCGGAGTGACGGTCGCCCTCGTCATCGCGATCACCGGTTGGGCGTGGGGCGCCAGGGTGCTGCGCGCCCAGACACTCTCGTTGCGGCGACGGGACTTCGTCGAGGCGGCCCGCGCGAACGGCGAGCGCACCTGGCGCATCATCACGGCGGAGATCCTGCCGAACCTCACCGCGATCATCGCGGCGGGCTTCGTCGGCACCGTCGGCTTCGCGGTGCTCTCGCTGATCACCCTCTCGTTCATCGGCATCGGCAACACGGGCGAGTGGAACTGGGGCACCGTGCTCTACCAGGCGCAGTCGCAGCTCGCCCTGCAGCGGGGCGCATGGTGGTGGTTCGTGCCCGCCGGCCTCTGCATCGCCCTCCTCGGCATGTCGCTGACGCTCATCAACTTCGGCATCGACGAGTTCGTGAACCCGCGGTTGCGGTCAACGGGCCTGAACGCGAAGACGCTGCGCAAGCGCGGCATCCGACCCCGCATCGGCTTCACGCCGGTCGTGCGAGAAGCGAAGGAGGACCGGGCATGA
- a CDS encoding nucleoside deaminase has product MSTLSDEFSASLPPWLVDELPALAAEPLTTAEQRMRLANRLADRNWRAGNGGPFAAIVVDAASGALVSVGVNMVLGTNLSTMHAEVMALSLAQRALGRWDLGADGAELELVVNWRPCVMCYGAAMWAGVRSLAIAGEGREVEELTGFDEGPMPADWVGEFERRGIRVAVGLGHDDAIEVFRAFGASDAVVYNARGGV; this is encoded by the coding sequence ATGTCCACGCTCAGCGACGAGTTCTCCGCATCCCTGCCGCCGTGGCTCGTCGACGAGCTGCCCGCGCTCGCCGCGGAGCCGCTCACCACCGCCGAGCAGCGCATGCGGCTCGCGAACCGCCTGGCCGACCGAAACTGGCGGGCGGGCAACGGCGGGCCGTTCGCCGCGATCGTCGTCGACGCGGCATCCGGTGCCCTCGTCTCGGTGGGCGTGAACATGGTGCTCGGCACGAACCTCAGCACGATGCACGCCGAGGTCATGGCGCTGAGCCTCGCGCAGCGCGCGCTCGGCCGGTGGGACCTGGGCGCCGACGGCGCCGAACTCGAGCTCGTCGTCAACTGGCGGCCGTGCGTGATGTGTTACGGCGCCGCCATGTGGGCGGGGGTGCGGAGCCTCGCGATCGCGGGCGAGGGCCGCGAGGTCGAGGAGCTCACGGGGTTCGACGAGGGGCCGATGCCGGCCGATTGGGTCGGCGAGTTCGAGCGTCGGGGCATCCGCGTCGCCGTCGGCCTCGGGCACGATGACGCGATCGAGGTGTTCCGCGCGTTCGGCGCCTCCGACGCGGTCGTCTACAACGCGCGCGGCGGTGTCTGA